A stretch of DNA from Aliarcobacter thereius LMG 24486:
ATGAAAGTATTGTGGATATATTTGATAAATTATTTATAAATTAAGTAAACAGATATTCTCAAGCAAAAGCTTGAGAATATATTATATTAAGGTCTAATAGTTGTAAGTCCTAAACTAAGCCAAGACTGCATTCCACCTCTATACCATTTCATTTTCTCTTGGGGATAACCAATAGCCATAAGCTCTTTCATAGCTTCAGGAGATTGTCCACACCAAGTAGCATTACAAAACATTAGAAGGGTTTTTGCATTAGAAAAATCATATTTTCCATTTTTTTCAATAACTCCAAAAATTTCTAAAGCTTCTTTAAACTCATCTGGATATTGAGATTTTTTTGTATAAACATAAGGTACATTTACAGCACTTGGAATCGTTTCATGGTAAAACCAGTTTTCTGTTCTGCTATCTATTAGAAGTAAATTTTTATCTCTTTTAGCTTTTAAAATAAACTCTAAAACTTCAAGTTCTCCATATGTTTCAATATTTGGAGCTGCTTTCATAGGTGCAATTTTTCCAAAATATGTGACATAGGCTCTTTTACATTTCTCATTTACATTGTTACTTGCTTGATGCTCTCCACCAAAAACTTCTCTTGGATCAAAAGCAATATTTTCACACTCTTTTGGTTTGTTTTCTCTTTTTATAGTTACTTTCTTACCATTTTCTAAAGTAACTTCAACACCAGTAGTTTGTAAATCATTTGCGAATAATGTAGCACTTGCAAATAAAATACCAATAAAAAATTTAAACATTTTACTCTCCTTTAAGTTAGAATATTAAATTTTATCCAAAAGAGTTTTAAAAGCAAACAAAATTAATCATTAAGAGATATTTGGATAAAATCTAAGCTATTTTAGTAACATAATTAGGAATTTGAATGAGCGATAAATATGAACCGTCAAAGGTAGAAGATAGTTTTTATAAGATTTGGGAAGAAAGAGGATATTTTGAAATAGATGGAAATAAATCTATACAAAAAGATGGTAAAAACTTCTCTATTATGATGCCACCTCCAAATGTAACAGGAAGCTTACATATAGGACATGCATTAACTTTTACTTTACAAGATATTATAACTAGATATAAAAGAATGGATGGATTTAAAACTCTTTGGCAACCAGGAACTGACCATGCTGGAATTGCAACTCAAAATATTGTTGAAAAACAACTATTAGCAGAGGGTACAACAAAAGAGAAAATAGGAAGAGAAAAATTTTTAGAAAGAGCTTGGATTCAGAAAAAGAGTTCAAGTGGAAATATTGTTCATCAAATGAGAAAATTAGGAGTAAGTCCAGCTTGGAGTAGAGAGCGATTTACTATGGATGAAGGACTTAAAGAAGCTGTAAAAGAAGCTTTTATAAAACTTTATAATGATGGTTTAATTACTCAAAATAACTATATGGTAAATTGGTGTACACATGATGGTGCATTAAGTGATATAGAAGTTGAACATGAAGAGATAAATGGTAATTTTTATCATATGAATTATAATTTTGCAGATGGAAGTGGATTTGTAACTCTTGCTACAACAAGACCTGAAACATATTTTGGAGATAGTGCTGTTATGGTTCATCCTGATGATGAGAGATATAAATCAATAATAGGAAAAGAGTTAGTTTTACCACTAATTAATAGAAAAATAAAAATAATTGCTGATTCTCATGTTGATATGGAGTTTGGAACAGGTATTGTAAAAGTAACTCCTGCTCATGATACAAATGATTATGAAGTAGGACTTAGACACAATTTAGAGTTTATAAAATGTTTTGATGAAAAAGGTATTTTAAACAATGAATGTGGAGAATTTGCTGGGCTTGAAAGATTAGAAGCTAGAGCAATTATCGTAAAAAAACTTCAAGAAGATGGGATTATAACTAAAATTGAAGAGCATAAACATCAAGTAGGGCACTGTTACAGATGTAAAAACATTGTTGAACCATTTATATCTAAACAGTGGTTTTTGTCTGAAAAAGTAGCAAAAAAATCGATTGAAAAAACTAAAGCACATAATAATTTTCATCCAGCACACTGGATAAATTCATATACAGCTTGGATGGATGAGTTAAGACCTTGGTGTATTTCAAGACAACTTTGGTGGGGACATAGAATTCCTGTATTTACTTGTAACTCTTGTAATCATGAATGGGCAGATAAAAACGATGTTCCAGAAGCTTGTCCAAAATGTAATAATAAGAATTATGTACAAGACCCTGATGTATTAGATACATGGTTCTCTTCTGCACTTTGGGCTTTTTCACCACTTGGATGGGGAAATAATGAGAAATCATCAGAACTATATAATTTCAAAGAAGATATGAAAAACTTCTATCCAAACTCTTTGTTAATTACAGGTTTTGATATTATGTTTTTCTGGGTTGCTAGAATGATGATGATGGGAGAGTATCTATTAGGAGAACTACCATTTAAAGATATTTATATGCATGCACTAGTACGAGATGAAACAGGTGCAAAAATGTCTAAATCAAAAGGAAATGTAATTGATCCACTTGATATGGTTGAAGAACATAGTGCTGATATTATAAGATTTACTTTAGCATATTTAGCTGTTCAAGGAAGAGATATAAAGCTAGGTGCAAAAAATTTAGAACAATTTAGAAACTTTACAAATAAGCTTTATAATGCTTCAAACTTTTTAACTTTAAATGTGGATACTTTCCCTGATTTAAAAGATATAAATATTGAAACTCCTCTTGGATTATATATGCAAAGCAAATTAAGCAAAGCAGTTGAAGAGGTTAGAACTACTCTTGAAAGCTATAAATTTAATGAAGCTGCAAGTACTCTTTATAGATTTGTTTGGATGGAGTTTTGTGATTGGGGAATTGAATACTCAAAAGCTAGTAAAGATAGTATTGTAGAACTTGGAGCAATTTTTAAAGAGACTTTAAAAATGGTAAGTCCATTTATGCCATTTATTAGTGATTATTTATATCATAAATTAAGTGGAACAACTCTTGAAAATGGTGATTCACTAATGATTATGAATTTCCCAAAAGATATAAAAAAAGATGAAAAAATTGAAGAGATGTTTGCAATAATTGAAGAAGCTATTATTTCTATAAGAAGAGCAAAAGTTATTATAGATATGGGAAATTCAAAAATTTCAAAAGCATATATAAAACTTGATAAACTAATAGATACAAATATAGCAAAACCATTTATTGAAAAACTTGCAAAAGTTGAAGATATTGAGTTTGTAGATAAAAAAGTTGAAAATAGTATAACTGATGTTTCAAATCATTTAGAGGTTTATTTACCAACAAAAGAGATTGATATGAAACCAATTATTGATAAGCTAGAGAAACAAAAAGAGAAAGCACAAAAAGAGTTTGATAAATTAAACGGAATGCTTTCAAATGAAAGATTTGTAGCAAATGCTCCAGCAAATGTAATAGAAGAGAATAAAAAAGCTCTTGATGAGGTAAAAACAAGGTTAGAAAAAATAGAAGCTGAATTAAAAAGTTTGAGTTAAACTCAAGCTTTTTAATACCAAAGAGAATTTTTTTAAGTTCAAAGAAGAGCGTGAAAATTTATACTATTTTCCACAAAGATTTATCTATTTTAAAATTGCCTTTATCTCATCTTCACTTATTTTTTCTTCACTAAATTTTATTACAGCAATATTTTCTGTATTATTTATATACCACTCTTCTATATTTGAATTTTCACTTAATTTATTTAAATTATTTGATTTATATTCATCTAAATTAAGATAAATATTTTTAGTTTTAGAAGGATTTTTCATAATAGCAATTAATAAAATCCATAAAACACAGATTGAAGCTATAATTGTTGTGAAGTTTTCTAGCTCATAAGCACTTAGTTTATCTAAAAATATTCCTCCAAAAATACCACCAAAAAATGTACCTAAATATCCAAAAGAGTTAAATACTCCTAAAACACTACCTCTTTGATGAACTTTTGCAAATTTTGAAGTAAGTGATTGCATGATTGGTTCGTGCATATTAAATCCAATAAAAAATATTACAACACCAATAGAAAAAACTAAAGCACTAGAACTAAAACCAATAATTAAATAAGAGATTATAAAAAATAGAATTCCAATAACTAAAACTTCTCTATATTTTCCTTTCTTTTCAGCTAGTATTGCAGCAGGACCCATTGCAAGAAGTCCTAAAATCATTGAAGGAATATAAACTTGCCATAAATCTTTTATATCCCAATTATATGTTTTTGTAAGAATAATAGGAATAACTAAAAATGCAAAAGTCATCAAAGCTTTTTGCAAAAAATTTGTAATGTGCATTCTGTTTATATTTGAATTTCCTAAAATATCTTTTAATTTTAGTTTTTCATTGTATGTATGAGTAATAACAGGTGGATTAGGAACTTTTTTTACTAAAATATAAATTGCTACTAAAGATAGAACCATTGTTATATAAAATAAAATTGGAACACCAGCATATCCACCAATAATTGGACCAAACATCATAGCAAGTGCAAAAGATATTCCAATAAAACCACCCATTATAGCCATGGCTTTTGATCTTTGCTCTTCTTTTACAATATCACTAATCATAGCTGTAACAACTGCACCAATAGCACCAGCTCCTTGTAAAAGTCTTCCTAGCATTAAAGTAAAAATATCACTAGCAATTGCACAAATAAATGAACCAATAGCAAAAAGCAGAAGACCAGTTATTATTGTTCCTTTTCTTCCAAGTTTATCACTCATAATTCCAAATGGAGTTTGAAAAATAACTTGTGTCAAAGCATAACCACCAACAACAATTCCAACTAAAGTTGCATTTGCTCCTTCTAAGCTAAGTGCATAAACGGAAATAACAGGTAAAACTATAAAAAGCCCAAAGAATCTTAGAGCTACTATAAAACTTAAAGGTAAAACTGATTTAAACATACATAATCCTAAATATATTATAATTAAAGATTGATTATATAGTAAGCTTTCTTTAAAAGAGAAAAAGACAAAGGATTTTTATTGAGAATAATATTAGCAAGTGCAAATAAAGGGAAGATTGAAGAGTTTAAAAAACTTTTACCAAATTATGAAGTTATAGCATATAGTGACATTTTAGGAAAATTTGATATTCCTGAAACAGGAACAACTTTTAAAGAAAATGCAATTATAAAAGCAAGTGAGATAAATAGAAGACTAAAAGAACAAAATGAAAAACATTTTATAGTGATTTCTGATGATTCAGGAATATCTTTACCTATATTAAATAATGCTCCAGGAGTTTATAGTGCAAGATATTCAGGAATTAATGCAAGTGATAAAAGTAATAATGAAAAACTAATAAGTGAATTAAATAGATTAAATCTTGAAAAAACAGAAGCTTTTTATACAGCTTGTATAACTATAATATACAAAGATTTTGTATATACAGTTCATGGATTTATGTATGGAATGGCAATTAATCAAGAAAAAGGAACAAATGGCTTTGGATATGATCCACTTTTTATTCCAAAAGATTTTACAAAAACTTTAGGTGAGTTAGATTTTGAAATAAAACAAGAGTTTTCTCATAGAAACAAAGCTTTAAAATTGGCTATGAAAGTTTTAGAAGTTATATTATAGTTTTAATAATTTGGAGATTTTTACTCCAAATTCTTCATTTTTTACAGATAAAAAATACTCTTTTTCATCTTTTTTTGATATCTTTAAAATAAAATTATCTGGCATAAATTCAAGACTTATGAAATTTAATAACTCATTTTCATTTAAGCGCAAAAGATATTGTTCAAGAAAATATATATGTGCTTTTGCTTGAATAAAATATAATTTTTCACTATAAACCCTACTATTTAGAGCATTTTTTTCTAAGCTTTGTTTTGCAATAAAAGAGAATAGAAGAACAAAAAATAGAGTTGAAAGTAAAATATATGCTTTTTTCATTTTTTTATAAACCATATAATCTCTTTTGAATTCTCTTTTTGTAAAGATACTTTATAGAAATTAGAACTTTTTTCTATATTGAAGTATAAAAGCCCTAAATAAAGTGGCTCATTTTGAAAATATAAATTTTTATTTCTAAAGCTTAAATCATCAAAATTATTTATATTTTTTTCTAAAAAAACTCTAAGTGAGTTTAAACTTAAATTCTCTAAAGATAGCTCTTGATTTAATCTATTTTGTAAAACAGTATCTTTGTATAAAAAGCTTACTAAAGTAAAAATAATAGCTGAAAGTATAGTTGCAATGATTAATTCAAATAAAACAAAACTACTTTTCATAATAAACCAATTTTATGTTTTCATCTTTATAACTGTATTTAAAAAGAGTTATAGTTGTTTTTTCATCATTAATTAAAACTTCATAACTTGATGATGATTTATAAAAATTTCTTAAATCATTCTTTTCTATACTATTTTCGAGTTCTAATAGATTTATAAAGTTTGAATTTGTTCTTGAAAATAGAAAATTACTATTTGCAAAAGAGATGAATATAAAACTTAAAATCAAAATAGAGATTAAAATCTCTATTAAGATAAAACTACTTTTCAGCAATTTTTTTAGATTTCTTAAATGAGCCTTCAATAGCTTTTATGAAAGCATCTCTTACATTTCCTTCTTCAAGTTTTGCATATCCTGCAGCTGTTGTTCCAGCTGGACTCATAACAGAATCTTTTATGATTGCAGGATGAGAGTGTTTTAGAAGTGAAGCTGAACTTGAAAAAAGACCTTGTACCATAAGATGAGCTAAGTTTCTTTCTAAACCAACTTTAACAGCACCATCAGCAATAGCTTCAGCAACCAAAGCTAAAAATGCAGGTCCAGAACCACAAACAGCACTTGCAATATCAAGATGAGTTTCACTATTTACCCAAACAGCTTCACCAATAGTTTTAAAAATATCAGTTGTTATATCTTTTAATGCAATATCTCCTGTAAGTGCAGTCATAGAGTTTTGAACACTTGCTGCAACATTTGGCATAGATCTTACATAGTTTTTTGCTTTTATTAATTTTCTTAAATAATCTAATTTTGTTCCAGCTAAAATAGATATCAAACTATTTGCTTCTCCATTTAATCTTACAGATACACTCTCTAAAGCATAAGGTTTTACACACATAATGATGTTTTTACCACTTATATCTTCTTTATCTTCTAACTCTTTTATCTCAATCTTTGGTATCTTTTGTTTTATTAGTTTTAGTTTTTCATACTCTCTTCCAATCATCTCTACTTCATATTTCTTTACTAAACCAATAGCAAGAGATTGTGCCATTATTCCATTTCCAATTAGTGTTAATTTCATAGTTTTGCCTTCTAAAAGTTTTTTTAATTATAACGAAAATAGTATATAAAACTAAAAAAGAGCTTCCATTTTATACAACAAAAGATAAGTGATACAAAATGAAACTAATACTCTATATATATTTTAATCCAAGTTTGGATAATATATTTACTTTAAAAATAAGGATTTATTGATGATAAGAGCAAATAATATAAAAAATATATTAACTATTTTTATACTAATATTTATTTTAAATGCTTGTTCTTCTAAAACAGAAGAGTATAACAAACCAGCACTTTACTGGTACAACAAAATATTAAAACATATTTCAATGGCAGAACTTGAAGAAGCGGATGATACTTTTATATCACTTGAAAGCGAACATAGAAATTCACCTTTAATTCCATCAGCTATTCTAATTTTAGTAGAAGCACATATGCAAAATGAAGAGTATGTTTTGGCAAACTTTTATTTAGATGAATATTTAAAAAGATTTGCACTAAGTAAAGATGTTGATTATATAAGATATTTAAAAATAAAATCAAATTTTAAAGGTTTTAAAAGACAAAATAGAGATCAAGTCTTAATTGATGATACTTTAGTTCAAATTGATGATTTTGAAAAAAGATATTCAAATTCAAAATATATGCCTTTGGTACAAACAATTAAAACAAGATTAATGATTTCAAAATCACTTATGGATAAAGATATATCAGAACTTTATAAAAGAAGAGATAAACCAAAAGCACAAGAGTATTATTTAGAAAAATCTAAAGAGTCTTGGGAATATACAGATGAGGTAGAAAAACCGTATGTTCCAATAATTAGAAGAGTATTTGAATAAAAAATAATAGAATTTAAGGAGATATGAGAATATGTTATCAAATTATGATAATTTTCCACAAACTATACCATTTATAGTAGAAGATGAGGTTTTTTTATACCCATTTATGATTACACCACTATTTTTGACAAATGACGAAAATATAAAAGCTGTTGAAAATGCAATAGAGTTTAATAGACTTATTATGGTTACAGTTTCAAAACCTACAAAAGAGCAAAAAAGAGAAGAAGACTCTTTTTATGATATTGGAGTTGTAGGAAATGTGATGAGAAAAGTATCACTTCCAGATGGTAAAGTAAAAGTATTATTTCAAGGTGTTGCAAAAGCAAAGATTATTGATTTTGTTCCAAGTAATAATCTTTTTGCTACTGTTGAATTGGTACAAGATTCTTATGAAAGTGAATTAGAATTAAAATCATTAAGTAATATTTTACTTGATAATGTAAAAAAACTCTCAAGATTAAATAATAAATTTCCAGCTGATTTAATAAAAGCAATAGAAGAGAATGAAGATGCTTCAAGAGTTGCTGATTTAATATCTTCTGTTTTAAAATTAAAAAAAGATGAAGCTTATAAAATATATTCTCAAACTAGCATAGAACAAAGATTGATTGATATAATTGAATATGTTAAAAATGAGATAGAATCTTATAAAATACAAAAAGAGATTACACAAAAAGTAAATTCAAAAATAGAGAAAACTCATAAAGATTATTTCTTAAAAGAGCAGATAAAAGCTATTCAAAAAGAGCTTGGAGCTGATAGTCAAAAAGAAGAAGAGTTAAAATCATTTAAAAAGATTTTAAAAACAAAAAGAGTTTTTATGGGAAAAGAAGCATATAAAGAGACAAAAAAACAGCTTGATAAATTAAGTAGAATGAATCAAGATTCTCCAGATGCTTCACTTTTACAAACCTATGTAGAGATGGTTTTAGATATTCCATTTGGAGAGTATTCAAACTCTAAAATATCTATTGCAAGTGTTGAAAAACAACTAAATAAAGATCACTTTTCACTAGAAAAAGCAAAAGAGAGAATCACAGAGTATTTTGCAGTTAAGCAACTTTTAGAGCAAAGAAAACTTGAAGATATGCAATCAAAAGGTACAGTTCTTTGTTTTGTAGGACCTCCAGGTGTTGGTAAAACTTCTTTAGCAAACTCTATTTCAAAAGCTCTTGATAGACCACTTGTAAGAGTTGCTTTAGGTGGAATGGAAGATGTAAATGAGTTAAGAGGACATAGAAGAACTTATGTAGGAGCAATGCCTGGAAGATTAATCAAAGGTTTAATTGATGCAAAAAAGATGAATCCAGTTGTTGTTTTAGATGAAATTGATAAATTAGGAGCAAATCATAGAGGAGATCCATCTGCTGTGATGCTTGAGATTTTAGATCCAGAGCAAAATCATGAATTTAGAGATTTATATCTTAATTTTCCAGTTGATTTATCACAAGTTATATTTGTATCAACAGCAAATGATATAAGAAGAATTCCAGCTCCTTTAAGAGATAGAATGGAGTTTATAGAGATTAATTCATATACTCCAAATGAAAAATATCATATTGCTAAAGATTATTTAATACCTCAAGAGCTTGAAAAACACGGACTTAAAAAAGATGAGGTGAGCTTAAGTAAAGCAACTATTGAACTTATAATTTCAAAATATACAAGAGAAGCAGGAGTTAGAAATCTAAGAAGAGTTTTCTCAAAAATATTTAGAAAAGTTGTTAAGAAATTACTTCAAGATGAAACTTTAGAAAAAGTTACTATTGGAACAAAAGATTTAAAAGAGTATTTAGATAATCCAATATTTGAAATAGAATTAGCAGATAAAGTTGATATGGTTGGAGTTTCAAATGGACTTGCATGGACAGCTGTTGGTGGAGATATTTTAAAAATAGAGGCTATTAAATTAAAAGGAAAAGGTGGGCTAAAAGTAACTGGAAACTTAGGTGAAGTTATGAAAGAGTCTTCAACAATCTCTTACTCTGTTGTTAAACATTTAATAGATAATAATATTTTAAAAATAGATGAAAAATTAATTCCAAAAACTTTTAAAGAGGAAGAAGAAAATACAAAATTAGAGATTAGTGAAATTTATAAAAGATATGATATTCATCTACATATTCCTGAAGGTGCAACTCCAAAAGATGGACCAAGTGCAGGTATTACTATGGCACTTGCAATTGCTTCAATTTTATCAAATAGAAAAATAAAAGCAGATGTAGCAATGACAGGAGAGCTTACATTAAGTGGAAAAGTTCTTCCTATTGGTGGATTAAAAGAGAAATTAATAGCAGCATATAAAGCAAAAATCAAAAAAGTATTAATTCCTAAAAAGAATTTTGAAAGAGATTTAGATGAACTTCCTGAAGAGGTAAAAAATGCTATTGAAATAAAAGTTGTAAATACAATTGAAGATGTATTAAAAGAGGCATTGGTTTAAAATGACTTTTTCAAAAAGTAAAAATGAGTTCACAGCAACAAATATTTTAATAGCAATTACAATTTTTGCTTATATTATTCAGATAAATATTAAAGATGGAAACTTACTAATGGGTTTAAATATCTATTTTTTACTTGGTGAGTTTTACTGGCAACCATTGACAAGTGTATTTTCTCATGGTGGATTAGCTCATCTTGGGATGAATATGTTTGTTTTATGGCAATTTGGAAATATGATAGAGAGATTTATAGGTGTAAAAAGTTTTATACTATTATATTTTATAACTGGAATTTTGACTTCACTTTTCTCATTTTTATATATATACTATTTTGATTTTAGTGTAAATCTCGTAGGAGCAAGTGGTGCTATTTGTGCTATTTTAGGCTTTTATGCATATTTTGTAAAAGAAGAAAGAAGTGCTATTGTTACTTGGATTTTACTAATCTCTGTTGCTCCACTTTTAATAGGGCTTCCAATAGCTTGGTATGCTCACTTTATAGGACTTATTGTAGGATTTATATATGCAATAGTTTTTAAATCTTTTCTTCCAAAAAGATAAGTATGCAAAACTTAGGATTATGTGGTATTGATGAAGCAGGGCGAGGACCACTTGCTGGTCCTTTGGTAGTTGCTGGAACTATTCTTTTAGAAGAAATACTTGGATTAAATGATTCAAAAGTATTAAGTGAAAAGAAAAGAGAAGCTCTGTTTGAAGAGATAAAGAATAAATCAAAATATCATATAGTTTTTAAAAGTGCAAAGCAAATAGATGAGTTTGGAATTTCATATTGTCTAAAAAGTTCAATAGAAGAGATAATAGAAAAATTAAAAGGTTTTACAAACTCTTTTTTGATGGATGGAAATACAAATTTTGGAATACAAAATCTTCAAAAAGAGATAAAAGCAGATGCAAAATATCCAAGTGTTAGTGCAGCTTCAATTTTAGCAAAAGTTAGTCGTGATAGATTTATGAATGAAATTTCAAGTAGCTATCCAAACTATAATTTTGCTAAACACAAAGGATATGGTACAAAAGCTCATATTGAAGCTATAAAGAAGTTTGGTAGAAGTGATATCCATAGAATTAGTTTTAAGCTAAAAGCTTTAGGTGAAGTAGATTTTGGCACTCAAAATCTACTTAAATTCTAAACTACTCATATCTTAAAGCTTCAATAGGATTTAATCTTGCAGCTTTTCTTGCAGGAAAATATCCAAAAACAACTCCAATCAAAGTTGAAAAAATAAAAGATATTAAAATTATTTGAGTGTTTATAATATAAGGTAATTCAAATATTTGTACAACTCCATAACCAACTCCAAGTCCAAGTAAAATTCCAATAATTCCACCCCAAGTTGATAAAACAATAGCTTCAACCAAAAATTGCATTAAAACTTCATTCTGCATAGCTCCAATGGCAAGTCTTATTCCAATCTCTCTTGTTCTTTCAGTTACAGAAACAAGCATAATATTCATAATTCCAATCCCACCAACAAGTAAAGAAATTGCTGCGATTGAACCCAAAAGATATGTAAGCATCTTTGTAGTACTTGTCATGGAATCAAGAATATCTTTCATATCACGAATATAAAAGTTGTCAGCTTCGCCAATTTTTACGGCTCTTCTATCTTGCATTAAAGAAGTTATTTCTGTTTTAGCATCATCAATATATTGTTTCTCTTTAACTGAAACAACTATATTTGAAACATCTAAATTTCCTTGAATTTTTCTTTGAAACATTTTTAAAGGAGTTACAACTATCTCATCTTGATCTCTTCCAAAACTACTAGCCCCTTTTGATTCTAAAACACCAATAACACTACAAGGAAAATTTTTAAGTCTAATTGTTGCACCAACTGGATTATCATTTCCAAAAAGATTTTTTACAATAGTTGTTCCTATTAGGCAAACACTTTTACCACTAATTAACTCTGATTCTTCAAAAACTCTTCCTGAACTTACATTCCAATCTTTTATTATAAAATAATCATTTGTAGTTCCAACAACAGAAGATGAATTACTTTTATTTCCAAAAACCACATTTACCATAGAAGAGTTTTCAGCAGTAACTCCTTTTAAGTTTGCAACACTATTTTTTATTGCATCAATATCTTCATTCTTAAAAGGTTTTGAACTATTATCATCTCTTAGTGGACCTCTTCTTTCTTGTCCAACTCTAATATTTAAAATATTACTTCCAAGTTTTTCTATATTTGCTGTTACATTTGCTGTTGTTCCATCTCCAATCATAACCATAGCAATAACAGAAGCAACACCGATTACTATTCCTAAAATTGTAAGAATAGATCTTAAAATATTTCTTCTAATCTCTTTGATTGCTATTATAAATGTATTTAAAAACATTATTTAAATCCTTTTTTCAAAGAGTCTTCAATATTTCCATCTCTAAAATATATAACTCTTGAAGCATATGCAGCCATTTCTTCTTCGTGAGTTACCATTACAATAGTAATTCCAAGCTCTTCATTTAAAGATTTTAGAAGTTGCATTACTTCAACACTTTTTATACTATCAAGATTTCCAGTTGGTTCATCTGCTAAAAGTAGTAAAGGATTTGTAACAATAGCTCTTGCAATAGCAACTCTTTGTTGCTGTCCACCACTAAGTTCAGCTGGTGTATTTTTTTTAACACTTTCAAGACCAACTTTTTTTAAAGCTTCAATCGATAGTTCAAATCTCTCTTCTTTTGGAACTTTTCTATAAATTAAAGGCAA
This window harbors:
- the lon gene encoding endopeptidase La, with translation MLSNYDNFPQTIPFIVEDEVFLYPFMITPLFLTNDENIKAVENAIEFNRLIMVTVSKPTKEQKREEDSFYDIGVVGNVMRKVSLPDGKVKVLFQGVAKAKIIDFVPSNNLFATVELVQDSYESELELKSLSNILLDNVKKLSRLNNKFPADLIKAIEENEDASRVADLISSVLKLKKDEAYKIYSQTSIEQRLIDIIEYVKNEIESYKIQKEITQKVNSKIEKTHKDYFLKEQIKAIQKELGADSQKEEELKSFKKILKTKRVFMGKEAYKETKKQLDKLSRMNQDSPDASLLQTYVEMVLDIPFGEYSNSKISIASVEKQLNKDHFSLEKAKERITEYFAVKQLLEQRKLEDMQSKGTVLCFVGPPGVGKTSLANSISKALDRPLVRVALGGMEDVNELRGHRRTYVGAMPGRLIKGLIDAKKMNPVVVLDEIDKLGANHRGDPSAVMLEILDPEQNHEFRDLYLNFPVDLSQVIFVSTANDIRRIPAPLRDRMEFIEINSYTPNEKYHIAKDYLIPQELEKHGLKKDEVSLSKATIELIISKYTREAGVRNLRRVFSKIFRKVVKKLLQDETLEKVTIGTKDLKEYLDNPIFEIELADKVDMVGVSNGLAWTAVGGDILKIEAIKLKGKGGLKVTGNLGEVMKESSTISYSVVKHLIDNNILKIDEKLIPKTFKEEEENTKLEISEIYKRYDIHLHIPEGATPKDGPSAGITMALAIASILSNRKIKADVAMTGELTLSGKVLPIGGLKEKLIAAYKAKIKKVLIPKKNFERDLDELPEEVKNAIEIKVVNTIEDVLKEALV
- a CDS encoding rhomboid family intramembrane serine protease; protein product: MTFSKSKNEFTATNILIAITIFAYIIQINIKDGNLLMGLNIYFLLGEFYWQPLTSVFSHGGLAHLGMNMFVLWQFGNMIERFIGVKSFILLYFITGILTSLFSFLYIYYFDFSVNLVGASGAICAILGFYAYFVKEERSAIVTWILLISVAPLLIGLPIAWYAHFIGLIVGFIYAIVFKSFLPKR
- a CDS encoding ribonuclease HII, with translation MQNLGLCGIDEAGRGPLAGPLVVAGTILLEEILGLNDSKVLSEKKREALFEEIKNKSKYHIVFKSAKQIDEFGISYCLKSSIEEIIEKLKGFTNSFLMDGNTNFGIQNLQKEIKADAKYPSVSAASILAKVSRDRFMNEISSSYPNYNFAKHKGYGTKAHIEAIKKFGRSDIHRISFKLKALGEVDFGTQNLLKF
- a CDS encoding ABC transporter permease: MFLNTFIIAIKEIRRNILRSILTILGIVIGVASVIAMVMIGDGTTANVTANIEKLGSNILNIRVGQERRGPLRDDNSSKPFKNEDIDAIKNSVANLKGVTAENSSMVNVVFGNKSNSSSVVGTTNDYFIIKDWNVSSGRVFEESELISGKSVCLIGTTIVKNLFGNDNPVGATIRLKNFPCSVIGVLESKGASSFGRDQDEIVVTPLKMFQRKIQGNLDVSNIVVSVKEKQYIDDAKTEITSLMQDRRAVKIGEADNFYIRDMKDILDSMTSTTKMLTYLLGSIAAISLLVGGIGIMNIMLVSVTERTREIGIRLAIGAMQNEVLMQFLVEAIVLSTWGGIIGILLGLGVGYGVVQIFELPYIINTQIILISFIFSTLIGVVFGYFPARKAARLNPIEALRYE
- a CDS encoding ABC transporter ATP-binding protein, which produces MQNKVLLEFRNIKKSYGKGANQTFALNGVDLKIYKGEFVAIMGASGSGKSTSMNIIGCLDKPSSGEYLFDGVNVENLNLNQMAILRRNYIGFVFQGFNLLGRTSALENVELPLIYRKVPKEERFELSIEALKKVGLESVKKNTPAELSGGQQQRVAIARAIVTNPLLLLADEPTGNLDSIKSVEVMQLLKSLNEELGITIVMVTHEEEMAAYASRVIYFRDGNIEDSLKKGFK